GACCTCGGCGACGGCGGCGAAGGCCCCGACGGGCTGGGTGCTGCAGGGCTCGTCGGACGGCACCTCGTGGAAGGACCTCGACAAGCGGTCCGGCCAGACGTTCGCCTGGGACAAGCAGACCCGGGTGTTCTCGGTGCAGGCGCCGAAGGCGTACGCGAAGTACCGGCTGGTCAGCACAGCCGCTGCGACGCTGGCGGAGATCGAGCTGATCTCCTGAACGCCTGAGGGGAGTTACGGAGCCGGGGGCCGGCCGTCCGCACGAGCGGATGGCCGGCCCCCGGTGGCATAGTGCTCCGCATGGCTCCACGGATACGGGCTCGGATCACCGGACGCGCGGCTCTCGCCGCGCTTCTCGCGACGGCCTTCGCACCGGCCTCGGCGACAGCGTCGGACGCCGTCGCGCTGAGCCTGGAGGACGTGCCGCGCACCGTGGTCGTCTACAACGCGGACGAGGGCGCGAAGGCGACCGACCGGCGCTTCGAGGTGCCCGTCCACATAGTCCCCGGCAACAGCGAGCCCGCCCGCAACATCGAGGTCGTGGTCGACGCCTCCGGCATCGAGGGCATCGCCCGCGTGACCAAGGGCGGTCACGGTAACTGCACCGGCAGCGGCTGGGTGTACACCTGTGTGTACGGCACCCTGCAGAACGACGGCGAGAGCAACGCGCCTTTCGACATCCTCGGGCTGGACGGCGTGAGGCCGGGCGACAGCGGCACGGTCACCTACACGGCGAGTGCGGACAACGCCGCACCGGTCACCGGCACCACCCGCATGGTCGTCGGCGGGCCGACACTCGGCACACCGGGGAAGAAGCTGAAGGTCGACGGGGTCACGCCGGGTGAACCCGCCCCGCTGACACCGGAGTTCGCGAACCATACGCGCTTCCGGGCGGACCGGGGCGTCTCCCTGCGCGTCGAGACCGGCGGCGGCCTCACCCTCAGGACCCGGCACAGCAACTGCTCCTACGCGGGAGCCCCGCCCACGTCGGCGTGGTGCCTGTTCCCCGCCGGGGCCGCGCCGCGGGCCACGTACCGCACCAGCGCGCCGCTCTCCTACGTCGCCGCCGAGAAGGCGCTGCACGGCACCCTGTCCTACAGCTGGTCATCGGACCCGGAGAAGCCTGCCGGCCACACCGTACGCGGCACGGGCGCCCCGATCACGCTGACCGGCACGAAGGACGGAGACTTCGACGGCGTCAGTGGTCACGTCGAGGTGGACACCACGGTGCAGGCCGACTACCGGCCGGTCACCGGAACGGTCCGGGGGCGAGTCGGTGACACGGTGGAGGTGCGGCTCGGTGTACGGGACCTGGGCCCGGGCGAGCTGACGAACGACGAGGCGAAGGGGCGCTTCGAGGTGGTCCCGCCGGAGGGCACCACGGTCACGTCCGTGCCGTACGACTTCGAGGACCTGAACCCGAGGTGGGGGTGCGAGCGGCCGGAGAAGCCCGGCGGGGCCTTCGTCTGCGACCTCGACGACGACGCCTTCGCCTGGGCCCGGGAGGACGACGGGACGACCACCATCGTGTTCCACGTCCGCATCGACCGGCAGGTCGCGGGGGCCCGGGGCTCCATCCGGACGTTCAGCCCCTACGACCGCACTCCCGGCAACGACACGGCGGCCGTCCCGCTGGAGGCCTCACCCGCGCCGGCCTACCGGTCCGTCCTGCGGCCCGCGGTGTGGGCGGCCGTCGCCGTGGGCGTGGTTGCGGCGGTGGGGCTGGTGGCCGTGCGGCGCCGGCGCCGACGAGCCGGCTGACGGCCCGATCCGAACGGTTTCGCGTGCCGTGACGGCGCGCCACGCGCCTGCCCCGCGCATCGTCCCGCTTCCGGGCGGCTTCACCTGGGACATCGCGTATCGGTATGGGCTAGTCAGGGTATTTTTCTGCACTTTTACGGTGTCCCGACACAGTTTTCCGGTGATCCATGTCATCCCTTAGGCGATCAGGTGATCAGTACGACAATCATCTCGGCTTGAAGGAGCCCAGCATGCGCATCTCCTCTTCCGTCCGGTCCCGCAGCGTCCGCGCGGGCACCAAGGTGGCTGCCGCAGTCGCCATGACCGGCGCCGCCCTGTCCGCCGGTGCCCCCGCAGCGTTCGCCCTCGGCGAGAGCGGCGACATCGACATCCGCTCGGTCAGCTGGCACTCCCGAGGCGACCGCAACGGCGTGGAGGTCTGCCAGTTCGTCCTCGTGGCCAACAACTTCGGCGAGCTCCCCCAGCTGGTGTGGACGATCACCGAGCGCCCGCCGGGCAACACGCTGACCAACACCCTTCCGCTCGTGGACGGCAAGGCCCGCAGCCAGGAGTACCTGCTCCCGGAGGGCACGTACACGCTGTCCTGGACCGCCGGCCCCCTGAAGCAGAAGAGCTTCGAGGTCGACTGCTCCCGGCCCGAGCGGGAGGGCGGCCAGGGCGGCAGCCGCGGGGAGGGCGAGGGCCGGGGTTCGTCCGAGTCCGGTGCCGCGGCGAACAAGAGCGACAAGGCCGCCGGCGAGATCTACGACAAGCCGTCCGGTGCGGTCCCCGCGGGTGGCGGCGGTGTCCCCGACATGGAGGGCGTCAGCTCGGAGAGCGAGTCGAACGTCGGTGCCTCGGCCGCCCTGGTCGCCGGTGCCGCGGGCATCGCGGGGCTGATCATGGTCCGTCGATCCGCACGCCGTCGTGCCCGCAACGAGGCATGACACGCGCGGCCGACGTCGACGGCGGGGTCCGAGCCGTGCATGCCGGCTCACGATGACCCTGTGCGTGACCTTCTCGCTGGTGACCGGCATCGTGTGGGCGAGTTCGGACTCGCCCGAGGACGCCTCGTCGGTCACCGCCGCCCGCGGCAGCGATGCCGCGGGCGGCGGGGCACCGCCCTTCGAGCGGGCACCTCACACGCCGCCGAAGAAGGTGCCCGCCTCGCACGCACCGCTGGTGCACTCCCGCCCGGTGAAGGTGGCCGTCCCGGCGATCTACATCGAGGCACCGGTCACGGGCCTCAGCCTGGACAAGAAGGGCCGGCTCGGCGCACCGCCGCTGAACAAGCCCAAGCTGGTGGGCTGGTACAGCAAGGGCCCTTCCCCCGGGGAGGCGGGTACCTCCCTGCTCGTCGGCCACCGGGACACCGCGACGGGACCGGCGATCTTCCTCAATCTCAACGTCCTGCGCCGGGGTGACACCGTGAAGGTCACCCGGGCCGACCGGCGGATCGCGGTCTTCACCGTCGACGAGGTGAAGACCTACACGAAGGACAAGTTCCCCGACGAGAAGGTGTACGGCGCCACCGGCCGTCCGGAGCTCAGACTCATGACGTGCGGCGGGCGCTTCGACAAGAAGAACGGCTACTCGGCCAACGTCGTCGTCTTCGCCCACCTCACGTCACTCAAGAAACAGGCGGCCTGAGCAGGGCTCGCCGCACGAAGCAGGTGCCTCCGGCCTGGGCGCCGCACGGAACCGGCCGGCACCTCGGGGGCGAGGTGCCGGCCGTTCGCGTGGACGGACCCGCCGGAGCACGGAGGGGCGGGGGAAGGCGCCCACGACCGTCCGCGCAAGCGGGTTGCCGACCGGACCTGCGAGAAGCCTTCACCGCTGGCGCACGTGACGACTCGCCGCCGAGACCGCCCGCCTGCCTCCGTCACCACGCCGGGACCGGCAGGTGACACGACCCGCGTTCACCGGGGCCGGACCCGCGCGAGGGCACCCCACCTCCGCACCGGACGGCCCCGGTGGACAGGGCCTACGCGTCCCCCGCGCGCGTCATCGCTGCAACCCGGCCACCCACTCGTGCGCCGTGGTGACCGCGGCCTGCTGCGGGAAGACCCTTTCCGTCAGCACGCGATGCACCTCGGGATCGGCATCCGCGCACGCGTCGGAGAGGACGGTCAGGCCGTAGTCGAGGTCGGCCGCCTGCCGCACCGTGGACAGCACGACCCCACTGGTGGCGATTCCCGCGAGCACCAGATGACCGATGCCCTGCGAGCGCAGCACCATGTCCAGGTCGCTGCCCGCGAAAGCACTCACGCGGCGCTTGACGACGACGGGCTCCAGCGGCAGCGGCGTCACGTCGGGGTGGATCGCGTTGGCCCACTCCTCCTGCGGCGAGGACGCTCTCCCGGCGAGAGCACCGAACATCTTGTTGCGCGGGTGGATCTCGGCGCGGCCCGGCCGGAAGCCGACGGTCACGTGAACCACCGGGTGATCGGCCGCTCTCGCGGCCTCGACAGCCCCGCGGAGCCGGCTCACGTACGCCTGGTCGGCATACCGCTCGACGATGATGTTCTGCACATCCATGACCAAGAGGGCGCTCTGCGGCATTGCGTACCTTCTGTCGCGACAGCACCTGCCGACCATGATGTCAACAAGTGATTACATGGGACGGTAGAACGCCGTCCACCACATGTCAACAAGTGATTACATAGGTCGGTACGCACCTCCTGCGCAGCCGTGGCCACGCAGTAGGTTGGGGTCATGGACGAGGAAACGGTGAGTGCCGAAGGCGCGGGACAGCGCAGGAACTCCGCCGCCACGCGCGCAGCGCTGCTGCGTGCCGCACACGGTCGCTTCATCCGGCGCGGCTACGAACGGACCACTCTGCGCGATGTGGCCGGTGACGCGGGAGTCAACATCGCTCTCGTCAAGCGGTACTTCGGCTCCAAGGAAGGGCTGTTCAAGGCTGCGCTCGCCGCAAATCCACGATTCCTGGACCCGGACGGGCACGTTCCGAGCGGTGTCGCGGGGCTGGCCGACGCGCTCGCGAGCCAGTTCTCCGCAGACGCATGGCCCGAGTTCGGCGAACATCCGGTGCTGATGCTGCTGCGCACCCCGGACGAAGGCGACCTGGGCGACTTGCGGCGCGCCGCACTTCAGGACTTCGCCCGCCACGTCCTCGCCTCCGTCGACCCGCTTCCCGATGTCGGCACGACGGAGCGGGAACTGCGCTCCCAGCTCGTCGTCGCACTGGGCGTGGGGATGGCCGTGCTCCGCTCCACGGTCGCCGTCCAGCCCCTCGGTGACGCAGGACCCCGGGAACTGGCCCCCCTGCTCCGCCTGGCCCTGAGGGCACTTCTGGAAGAGCCGCGGACCGACGCGGACACGTAGGCGTGCGCAGGGCCTGGGCCCGCCGGCGAGGCCTGCGACCACACTCTCGTGGCCTGATCGGCCGACTCGCCGCCGGGGCCTTTCGACGGGCCCCGGCGGCGTGCCGGTGGGCACGGGCACCGGTGGGGTCGACCGCGCCGAACCGGCCGAGGTCCGGTCCTGCAGCAACGGCTCGGCGCGTGCCCACCGGGCGTTGGTCGACGACACGCGTCGACCAACGATCGGATGATCCGGAGGGAAGGGCCTAGCCGACCCGGCAGCCGAGTCTCAGCGCCGGATCCGGGGTGCCACCCTGGGTGACGTAACCGAAGGTCGTGGATTGACCGGGGTCCAACGAGCCGTTCCAGCCCGCGTTGTGGACCATCACCTCCTGCCCCTGCGTCGTCATGTCACCGCTCCACAGGCTGGCGACGCTCTGCCCGGTGGGCTGCGTCCACTCCACCATCCAGCCGAGCATCGGCACCGTGCCGGAGTTGGTGACCTTCACCTCCGACTGGTAGCCGCCGTTCCAGCTGCCGGTGGTGGTCCGGGTCGCGGTGCATGCGCCGGGCGGGGGCTCGGTCGGGGTGGTGCTGGTGCCGTCCTTGACCCCGGTCACCTCACCGTTGCCCCCGTCGAAGACCACGTCCGAGCAGGAGTAGAAGGTCTCCTGGCTGTCGGAGCGCTGCCAGACCACGTAGATGACGTGACGGCCGTCCTTGCCATCGGGAAGCGCGCCCGTCCACTTGTAGTCGGCCTCGACGGTGCCCGGGCTGCCGTTCAGCGGCGGGTGATCGATGGACAGGAAGGGCGAATCCTCCATGTCGTCCCAGGTCAACGCCTGAGTGGGGTCGTAGCCGTCCTTGGTGATGTAGACGTAGAACCAACCCGGGTGCGCGGCCCAGGCATTGTACGAGAAGTCGATGGTCGCACCCTCGGTCAGGTGCGTCACCGGCCAGTCGGCGCTCGGCTTGTTGAACCCGGTGAAGTTGGTGTTACCTCCGCTGCACAGCTCGCCGTCGGGCACGAAGCCACGGGTACGGCCGGCGCCGTCGGATCGCAGCACGGAGAACCAGTTGTAGAACGGGGTGGTCCCGCTCTGCTGCGCGGCGGACTTGCAGGCGGGGTTCACGGGCTTGATCTCACCCGTGTCGGTCAGTCCGTCCTGCCAGCAGAGGAAGGTGCGGCTGGCGGGCTTCATGGGCGTGCCGTGCGCCTCGGCCTTCTCCCCCGTGGTGAGGACGAGCCCGAGGGCGGGGACGGTCGTCAGCAGGGCGAGCAGGGTGAGGAGAACCGCTCTCCGGCGGGTGCCGGCCAGTAATCGGTGTCTGGACAGTTGGATCACGATGTACGTCCCTTCGCTGCGGCGCCGGGTGGGGCCGGGATGCTGTGCGAGCTTGGGAGCGCTCCCATTATCGGAGGCTAGCGCCGACCCCAAATCATGTAAACGCCTTGCGCAGAAAGGCTTCTGCCACTCGTCCGGGTGACCGCGACCGACGACGGGCATACGGGGGCGGGGTACTCGGTACCGTACCGGGCATGCCGCTGCCGAAGGACCTGGACCCGTATGCGAACCCCCGCGCCTTCTACGGCGCGGAGTTGCGTCGCCTGCGTGAAGCCGCAGGACTGTCACAGAACGAACTGGGCGAGCGGGCCTTCTGCTCCGGCACCTACATCGGCCTGTTCGAAGCGGCCGAGCGGCGGCCGCAGGCCGAGATCTCCCGCGCGCTCGACGCGCTGCTGGGGAGCGGCGAGCACCTTCAGCGGCTGTGCCGGCTGGCGCGGACCTCGAAGGTGGCGGGGTACTTCGCCGACGCGGCGGAGCTCCAGCAGCGGGCGGTCTCCATCGCCGAGTTCTCGTCCCTGATCATCCCCGGTCTGCTGCAGACCGAGTCGTACGCCCGAGCTCTCACGCGTGCTGCCCACCCCTACGCTTCGGACGATGTCGTCGAGACCCATGTGCGCACCCGGATGGACCGGGGAACGCTGCTCGACTCGCCCACTGCTCCCGTCCTCTGGGTCATCGTCCATGAGGCGGCTCTCCGCTCTCCGGTGGGCGGGGCCGCAGTCATCGCGGAGCAACTCCATCACCTTCACGGACAAGGCGTCACACGCCCACGTGTCGTCGTGCAGGTCCTGCCCTTCTCCGCCGGTGCGAACCCTCTGCTGAACACGGCCGTGACCTTGATGCACTTCGCCGACGCACCTCCCGCCGCCTACACGGAGGCCGCCTACAGCGGCCAACTCGTCGAGGATTCCGGGCTGGTGGGTCAAATCTCTTCCGCATACGATCTGGCCAGGGCTTCCGCGCTCTCTCCGGAAGCGTCCCTGTCCCTGATCAAGTCGGCTGCGAAGGGCTACGCAACAGATGCTCACCTCCCGTGACCTGTGCTCGGCAATGTGGCGCACGTCGTCCTACAGCAACGGGGACGGCGGGAACTGCGTCGAGGTCGCCGACGGCTTCCCCGGCCTCGTCCCCGTCCGCGACAGCAAGAATCCCGGCGGTCCCGCTCTCGCCTTCGGCGCCGCGGGGTGGGCGCGGTTCGTCGACGCCCTCAGGAGCGGTTCGCTGTAAACGCTGCGGCAGGCCTGAGCGGGGACCGGCTCAGACCTGCGCCGCTCCGCGTCAGCCGATGGCGTTGAACAGCCGTTCGGGAAGGGACACGTTCAGCGCGGTGACGACCGGCTTGCCGTGTTCCGTGCCGAGGCGGGAGACCGCGCCCGTGGCGAGCTGGAACAGTTCACCGCTCGCGGGTGTCAGCCGCAGGTAGCGCGCGGTGAGGACCCGCAGGAAGTGCGAGTGGGCCACCAGTGCGATGTCCGCGTCGCCCAGGCGGGACGCCGCCGCCCGGACCTCCGCCAGAATCCGGTCCGCCCGGTCGCCCACCTCCTTCGGGCTCTCCCCGGGGTGCTCGTCGGGGCCGGGGGCGACGCCGTCCGTCCAGAGGTTCCAGTCGGGGCGGGTGCGCCGGATCTCGACCGTGGTGATGCCCTCGTACGCCCCGTAGTCCCACTCCCGGAGGTCCGGTGTGTCGCGAGGGGCCTTCAGGCCGGCCAGTTCCGCGGTGCGGCGGGCCCTGAGCAGAGGACTGACCAGGGTGAGCCCGATCTCCCGTTCTGCGAGGAGCGGGACGAGGGCGCGTGCCTGCCGCTCGCCCAGGTCGGTCAGGGGCAGGTCGGTCCAGCTCGTGTGCTGCCCGGACCGGGACCACTCGGTCTCGCCGTGCCGGATCAGGATCAACTCGCCCATGGGTGCTTCCGCTCTGTGCGCCGTACGTATGTGCCAATGGTGGCAACCTGCCGGCCCACGATCGCATTCCGCCCGGCCCCGCACGGAGCGGCTCGCCCCGGCGGGGTGCCTCCGTACGGCATGTGCCGCCCCGGCCGAGGCGCGTACGGACGTGCCCGGGGGCCCTGCCCGTCGGCCTTGCCGGCGGGCACCGGATCGTTCCGGTGCCCGCCGGGACGGGGATCAGGGGCCGGTGGCCGTCAGGCCCTCTCCCCCACGACGGTGACCGTGTACGGCCGGTCCGTGTCCGTCGTCACACGGACCTCGCCGCCTTCGAGGACCACCTCGTACGTCGCCGCCACCGCGCCGGTGCGGTCGGGAACGGTCACCGTGCGGGTGAAGTCACCGGTTCCGGCGGGGGCGAACACGCGGAGTTCGAGGTCGTCGAGCCATTCGCCGTCCGGGCGGGACTCGTCCGCGCCGAGTGCCAGGACCGCGCCCTGGCGGACCAGCAGCGGCAGGCTGTCGAAGCCGTGGGTCTCCCGGCGCCACGCCGGTCCGGTGACCGTGTCACCGGTCAGCAGGTGGGTCCAGGTGCCCTCGGGCACGTAGTACTCGACCTCGCCGTCGTCGGTGAAGACGGGCGCGACGAGGACGTCCGGGCCCAGGAGGTACTGCCGGTCTGCCGTGCGGGCCGTCGGGTCCTCCGGGAACTCCAGCAGCAGCGGGCGCATCGTGGGGACACCGGTGCGGTGCGCCTCGACGGCCACGCCGTACAGGTACGGCATGAGGCGGTGCTTGAGGCGGGTGAACTGCCGGGCCACGTCGACGGCTTCGTCGCCGAACTCCCACGGCACGCGGTACGACGACGAGCCGTGCAGCCGGCTGTGGGAGGACAGCAGGCCGAAGGCCAGCCAGCGCTTGAAGACCGCGGGGTCGGGGGTCCCCTCGAAGCCGCCGATGTCGTGGCTCCAGAAACCGAAGCCGGACAGGGACAGCGAGAGGCCGCCACGCAGGGACTCCGCCATGGCCTCGAAGGAGGACCAGCAGTCGCCGCCCCAGTGGACCGGGTACTGCTGGCCGCCGGCGGCGGCCGAGCGGGCGAAGAGCACGGCCTCGCCCTGGCCGCGCTCCTTCTCCAGGAGCTCGAAGACGGCCTTGTTGTAGAGGTGCGTGTAGTAGTTGTGCATGCGCTCCGCGTCGGAGCCGTCGTGCCAGACGACGTCCGTCGGGATGCGCTCGCCGAAGTCGGTCTTGAAGCCGTCGACGCCCTGGTCGAGGAGGACCTTCAGCTTGGCCTGGAACCAGGCGGTGGCGTCGGGGTTGGTGAAGTCGACCAGTGCCATGCCGGCCTGCCACTTGTCCCACTGCCAGATGTCGCCGTCCGGCGTCAGGACGAAGTAGCCCTTCTCCGCGCCTTCTTCGTACAGGGCGCTCTTCTGCCCGATGTACGGGTTGATCCAGACGCAGATCTTCAGGCCCTTGTCCTTGAGCCGGGCGATCATGCCCTCGGGGTCGGGGAACACGGCCGGGTCCCACTCGAAGTCGCACCACTGGTACTCGCGCATCCAGAAGCAGTCGAAGTGGAAGACGCTGAGCGGGATGCCGCGCTCGGCCATGCCGTCGACGAAGGAGGTGACGGTGGCCTCGTCGTACGAGGTGGTGAAGGAGGTCGTGAGCCAGAGGCCGAACGACCAGGCCGGGGGAAGCGCGGGGAGGCCGGTCAGGGCGGCGTACCGGGACAGGACGTCCTTCGGTGTGGGACCGGCGACGACGAAGTACTCCAGCGTCTGGTCCTCGACGCTGAACTGCACCTGGCCGACGGCCTCGGAGCCGACCTCGAAGGAGACCTTTCCGGGGTGGTTGACGAAGACGCCGTAGCCGCGGGAGGAGAGGTAGAACGGGATGTTCTTGTAGGCCTGCTCGCTGCTGGTGCCGCCGTCGGCCTGCCACATGTCGACGGTCTGGCCGTTCTTCACGTACGGCGTGAAACGCTCGCCGAGGCCGTGGACGGTCTCCCCGACGCCGAGGGCG
The DNA window shown above is from Streptomyces sp. Alt3 and carries:
- a CDS encoding histidine phosphatase family protein, with amino-acid sequence MGELILIRHGETEWSRSGQHTSWTDLPLTDLGERQARALVPLLAEREIGLTLVSPLLRARRTAELAGLKAPRDTPDLREWDYGAYEGITTVEIRRTRPDWNLWTDGVAPGPDEHPGESPKEVGDRADRILAEVRAAASRLGDADIALVAHSHFLRVLTARYLRLTPASGELFQLATGAVSRLGTEHGKPVVTALNVSLPERLFNAIG
- a CDS encoding lytic polysaccharide monooxygenase auxiliary activity family 9 protein, yielding MIQLSRHRLLAGTRRRAVLLTLLALLTTVPALGLVLTTGEKAEAHGTPMKPASRTFLCWQDGLTDTGEIKPVNPACKSAAQQSGTTPFYNWFSVLRSDGAGRTRGFVPDGELCSGGNTNFTGFNKPSADWPVTHLTEGATIDFSYNAWAAHPGWFYVYITKDGYDPTQALTWDDMEDSPFLSIDHPPLNGSPGTVEADYKWTGALPDGKDGRHVIYVVWQRSDSQETFYSCSDVVFDGGNGEVTGVKDGTSTTPTEPPPGACTATRTTTGSWNGGYQSEVKVTNSGTVPMLGWMVEWTQPTGQSVASLWSGDMTTQGQEVMVHNAGWNGSLDPGQSTTFGYVTQGGTPDPALRLGCRVG
- a CDS encoding TetR/AcrR family transcriptional regulator; translated protein: MDEETVSAEGAGQRRNSAATRAALLRAAHGRFIRRGYERTTLRDVAGDAGVNIALVKRYFGSKEGLFKAALAANPRFLDPDGHVPSGVAGLADALASQFSADAWPEFGEHPVLMLLRTPDEGDLGDLRRAALQDFARHVLASVDPLPDVGTTERELRSQLVVALGVGMAVLRSTVAVQPLGDAGPRELAPLLRLALRALLEEPRTDADT
- a CDS encoding class F sortase; its protein translation is MTLCVTFSLVTGIVWASSDSPEDASSVTAARGSDAAGGGAPPFERAPHTPPKKVPASHAPLVHSRPVKVAVPAIYIEAPVTGLSLDKKGRLGAPPLNKPKLVGWYSKGPSPGEAGTSLLVGHRDTATGPAIFLNLNVLRRGDTVKVTRADRRIAVFTVDEVKTYTKDKFPDEKVYGATGRPELRLMTCGGRFDKKNGYSANVVVFAHLTSLKKQAA
- a CDS encoding DUF397 domain-containing protein; translation: MLTSRDLCSAMWRTSSYSNGDGGNCVEVADGFPGLVPVRDSKNPGGPALAFGAAGWARFVDALRSGSL
- a CDS encoding cysteine hydrolase family protein, which encodes MPQSALLVMDVQNIIVERYADQAYVSRLRGAVEAARAADHPVVHVTVGFRPGRAEIHPRNKMFGALAGRASSPQEEWANAIHPDVTPLPLEPVVVKRRVSAFAGSDLDMVLRSQGIGHLVLAGIATSGVVLSTVRQAADLDYGLTVLSDACADADPEVHRVLTERVFPQQAAVTTAHEWVAGLQR
- the yicI gene encoding alpha-xylosidase, encoding MKFTDGFWQMRSGVHASYATEVRDVRLDDDRLAAYAAVKRVERRGDTLNAPLITVEAHAPAEGVIAVRLTHHAGKRRKGPDFELPGAAPRSAATTRTRGTTAELTSGPLTLRLPTEGTFGLEFLDGDGRVLTSAGRKGSAFATVDDGSHHMFAQLALGVGETVHGLGERFTPYVKNGQTVDMWQADGGTSSEQAYKNIPFYLSSRGYGVFVNHPGKVSFEVGSEAVGQVQFSVEDQTLEYFVVAGPTPKDVLSRYAALTGLPALPPAWSFGLWLTTSFTTSYDEATVTSFVDGMAERGIPLSVFHFDCFWMREYQWCDFEWDPAVFPDPEGMIARLKDKGLKICVWINPYIGQKSALYEEGAEKGYFVLTPDGDIWQWDKWQAGMALVDFTNPDATAWFQAKLKVLLDQGVDGFKTDFGERIPTDVVWHDGSDAERMHNYYTHLYNKAVFELLEKERGQGEAVLFARSAAAGGQQYPVHWGGDCWSSFEAMAESLRGGLSLSLSGFGFWSHDIGGFEGTPDPAVFKRWLAFGLLSSHSRLHGSSSYRVPWEFGDEAVDVARQFTRLKHRLMPYLYGVAVEAHRTGVPTMRPLLLEFPEDPTARTADRQYLLGPDVLVAPVFTDDGEVEYYVPEGTWTHLLTGDTVTGPAWRRETHGFDSLPLLVRQGAVLALGADESRPDGEWLDDLELRVFAPAGTGDFTRTVTVPDRTGAVAATYEVVLEGGEVRVTTDTDRPYTVTVVGERA
- a CDS encoding helix-turn-helix domain-containing protein; protein product: MPLPKDLDPYANPRAFYGAELRRLREAAGLSQNELGERAFCSGTYIGLFEAAERRPQAEISRALDALLGSGEHLQRLCRLARTSKVAGYFADAAELQQRAVSIAEFSSLIIPGLLQTESYARALTRAAHPYASDDVVETHVRTRMDRGTLLDSPTAPVLWVIVHEAALRSPVGGAAVIAEQLHHLHGQGVTRPRVVVQVLPFSAGANPLLNTAVTLMHFADAPPAAYTEAAYSGQLVEDSGLVGQISSAYDLARASALSPEASLSLIKSAAKGYATDAHLP